A section of the Pseudomonas sp. Q1-7 genome encodes:
- a CDS encoding dihydrolipoamide acetyltransferase family protein: protein MKYFKLPDLGEGLQDAEIVQWHVKVGDSVKADQLLVSVETAKALVDIPAPQDGVVARTFGKEGDILHVGEPLLGYEGEDADAGTVVGRLEGGGEAQADSFFIGAAPSTREHLAPRATPAVRQLARQLGVELAALAGSGPDGLVTRADVEQAAQSARDSFGGERLRGVRRSMAVNMARSHAEVVPVTIFGDADLHRWPEARDPLIRLGKAIAAACEVEPILNSWFDGRALSIRRHDKLDLGIAVDTPDGLFVPVLRNVGGRSADDLKEGMARLRADVKARSIPPQEMMGATITLSNFGTLFGRYANPVVVPPQVAIIGAGGIRDEVVAWDGKPAVHPVLPLSLTFDHRAVTGGEAARFLKALVQALEQP from the coding sequence ATGAAATACTTCAAACTGCCCGACCTGGGCGAAGGCCTGCAGGACGCCGAGATCGTCCAGTGGCATGTGAAGGTGGGGGACAGCGTCAAGGCCGACCAGTTGCTCGTCTCGGTGGAAACCGCCAAGGCCCTGGTGGATATCCCGGCGCCCCAGGATGGTGTGGTGGCCAGGACCTTCGGCAAGGAAGGCGACATTCTCCATGTGGGTGAACCACTGCTCGGCTACGAGGGCGAAGACGCCGACGCCGGCACCGTGGTCGGCCGCCTGGAAGGCGGCGGCGAGGCCCAGGCCGACAGCTTCTTTATCGGCGCCGCGCCGTCCACCCGCGAGCACCTGGCGCCCCGCGCCACACCGGCGGTGCGCCAGCTCGCCCGCCAGCTTGGCGTGGAGCTGGCCGCCCTGGCCGGCTCCGGCCCCGACGGCCTGGTGACCCGCGCGGACGTGGAACAGGCCGCCCAGAGCGCCCGCGACAGTTTTGGCGGCGAGCGCCTGCGCGGGGTGCGCCGCAGCATGGCGGTCAACATGGCGCGTTCCCATGCCGAGGTGGTGCCGGTGACCATTTTCGGCGACGCCGACCTGCATCGCTGGCCGGAAGCCCGCGACCCGCTGATTCGCCTGGGCAAGGCCATTGCCGCGGCCTGCGAGGTGGAGCCGATCCTCAACAGTTGGTTCGACGGTCGCGCCCTGTCCATCCGCCGCCACGACAAGCTCGATCTGGGCATCGCCGTGGACACCCCGGACGGCCTGTTCGTCCCGGTGCTGCGCAACGTCGGCGGACGCAGCGCGGACGATCTGAAGGAGGGCATGGCGCGGCTGCGGGCGGACGTGAAGGCGCGCTCCATTCCGCCGCAGGAAATGATGGGCGCGACCATCACCCTGTCCAACTTCGGCACCTTGTTCGGCCGCTACGCCAACCCGGTGGTGGTGCCGCCCCAGGTGGCGATCATCGGCGCTGGCGGCATCCGCGACGAAGTGGTGGCCTGGGACGGCAAGCCGGCGGTGCACCCGGTGCTGCCGCTGTCGCTGACCTTCGATCACCGTGCGGTGACCGGCGGCGAGGCGGCACGCTTCCTCAAGGCACTGGTGCAGGCGCTGGAACAGCCGTAG
- a CDS encoding YebG family protein: MAVEVVYRSSRDPERLFMDKAEADRYDKMLELAESLAEVLHKAVPSLSEQQVEDIGIFMAKHRDTFARAFKNQPDALAELELPGE, encoded by the coding sequence ATGGCCGTCGAAGTGGTGTACCGCAGCAGCCGCGATCCGGAGCGCCTGTTCATGGATAAGGCCGAAGCCGACCGTTACGACAAGATGCTCGAACTGGCCGAGTCCCTGGCCGAGGTGCTGCACAAGGCGGTGCCGTCCCTGAGCGAACAGCAAGTGGAAGACATCGGCATCTTCATGGCCAAGCACCGCGACACCTTCGCCCGGGCCTTCAAGAACCAGCCCGACGCCCTGGCCGAGCTGGAACTGCCGGGCGAATGA
- the pdhA gene encoding pyruvate dehydrogenase (acetyl-transferring) E1 component subunit alpha, translating to MSNRIELPYTRFLDPEGRLVGELPAWADDFNLLTELYKRMVLTRLFDQKAVALQRTGRIGTYAPTLGQEAIGVAIGSLMRDEDVLVPYYRDTATQLMRGVRMEEILLYWGGDERGSDFQDPRSKEDFPICVPIATQALHACGVATAIKVRGQHRAVVTTCGDGATSKGDFLEALNVAGAWQLPVVFVVNNNQWAISVPRRIQSGAPTLAQKAIGAGFHGEQLDGNDVLAVYDRVQWALDRARHGKGPVLLECISYRLGDHTTADDATRYRSAEEVKAAWQEEPIRRLQAFLAANRVWDEGREQALIADGQRQVQAAVDNFENAGVQPAESVLDHVYARWPAVLGEQREMLMERVSRRAEPSPGAVRHPLPQAEEGNRMGSPSSGGHHE from the coding sequence ATGTCCAATCGGATCGAACTGCCCTACACGCGATTCCTCGACCCCGAGGGACGGCTGGTCGGCGAACTGCCGGCCTGGGCCGACGACTTCAACCTGCTCACCGAACTCTACAAGCGCATGGTGCTGACCCGCCTGTTCGACCAGAAGGCGGTGGCCCTGCAGCGCACCGGTCGCATCGGCACCTACGCCCCGACCCTGGGCCAGGAAGCCATAGGTGTGGCCATCGGCAGCCTGATGCGCGACGAGGACGTGCTGGTGCCCTACTACCGCGACACCGCCACGCAGCTGATGCGCGGCGTGCGCATGGAGGAAATTCTCCTCTACTGGGGCGGCGACGAGCGCGGCAGCGACTTCCAGGACCCGCGCTCGAAAGAGGACTTCCCCATCTGCGTGCCCATCGCCACCCAGGCCCTGCATGCCTGCGGCGTGGCGACGGCGATCAAGGTCCGCGGCCAGCACCGCGCGGTGGTCACCACCTGCGGCGACGGCGCCACCAGCAAGGGCGATTTCCTCGAGGCCCTCAACGTGGCCGGTGCCTGGCAACTGCCGGTGGTCTTCGTGGTGAACAACAACCAATGGGCCATCTCGGTGCCCCGGCGCATCCAGAGCGGCGCTCCGACCCTGGCGCAGAAGGCCATCGGCGCCGGCTTCCACGGTGAGCAACTGGACGGCAACGACGTGCTGGCCGTCTACGACCGTGTGCAGTGGGCGCTGGACCGTGCCCGCCACGGCAAGGGGCCGGTGCTGCTGGAGTGCATCAGCTATCGCCTGGGTGACCACACCACCGCCGACGACGCCACTCGCTACCGCAGCGCCGAGGAAGTGAAGGCCGCCTGGCAGGAGGAACCCATCAGGCGCCTGCAGGCCTTCCTCGCGGCCAACCGGGTGTGGGACGAAGGCCGCGAGCAGGCGCTGATCGCCGACGGCCAGCGCCAGGTGCAGGCCGCCGTGGACAACTTCGAGAACGCCGGCGTGCAGCCGGCGGAATCGGTGCTGGATCACGTCTACGCCCGCTGGCCGGCGGTGCTCGGCGAGCAGCGCGAGATGCTGATGGAACGGGTTTCCCGTCGGGCGGAACCCTCTCCAGGCGCAGTGCGCCACCCTCTCCCGCAAGCGGAAGAGGGGAACCGGATGGGCTCGCCGAGCAGTGGAGGTCATCATGAGTAA
- a CDS encoding phosphate-starvation-inducible protein PsiE — MKINWAEKLRENVHGLAESLGNLLVESFHYLALFAIGGITAWAAVVAFLGMVEKGHITVDDILLLFIYLELGAMVGIYFKTNHMPVRFLIYVAITALTRLLISDVSHHHRPDLGVVYVSGAILLLALAILVVRFASSRFPSVQSDAPRRRLGPQVEAEEDA, encoded by the coding sequence GTGAAGATCAACTGGGCTGAAAAACTGCGCGAAAACGTGCATGGCCTGGCCGAGTCCCTGGGCAATCTCCTCGTGGAGAGCTTCCACTACCTGGCCCTGTTCGCCATCGGCGGAATCACCGCTTGGGCCGCGGTGGTGGCCTTCCTGGGGATGGTGGAAAAGGGGCACATCACGGTCGACGACATCCTGCTGCTGTTCATCTACCTCGAACTCGGCGCCATGGTCGGCATCTATTTCAAGACCAACCACATGCCGGTGCGCTTCCTCATCTATGTGGCGATCACCGCGCTGACCCGCTTGCTGATTTCCGATGTGTCGCACCACCACCGGCCGGACCTGGGCGTGGTGTATGTGTCCGGTGCCATCCTGCTGCTGGCCCTGGCGATCCTGGTGGTGCGCTTTGCTTCTTCGCGCTTCCCTTCGGTGCAGAGCGATGCACCGCGCCGGCGCCTGGGTCCTCAGGTCGAGGCGGAAGAGGACGCCTGA
- a CDS encoding DUF3016 domain-containing protein — protein MRPTLPLIVLAVLILSPAALASTTEVSFTHPEKYSDARLYRDRGRGADDVVLNDLKAHIEKLGQRYLQPGQTLKVEVRDIDLAGRFEPWRVDFRDVRFMREVTWPRIKLHYSLEQDGKTLVSRDMTVIDQSYLQHGNHYFSNDRLRYEKTMLDDWFRWNIAPKDKTVSY, from the coding sequence ATGCGACCCACGCTGCCCCTCATCGTGCTGGCCGTGCTGATCCTCTCACCGGCCGCGCTGGCATCCACCACCGAAGTCAGCTTCACCCACCCGGAGAAGTACAGCGACGCGCGCCTCTACCGTGACCGCGGGCGCGGTGCGGACGACGTCGTGCTGAACGACCTCAAGGCCCATATCGAGAAGCTTGGCCAGCGGTATCTGCAGCCCGGACAGACCCTCAAGGTCGAGGTTCGCGATATCGACCTGGCGGGCCGGTTCGAACCCTGGCGGGTCGACTTCCGGGACGTACGCTTCATGCGCGAGGTGACCTGGCCGCGCATCAAGCTGCACTACAGCCTGGAGCAGGACGGCAAGACCCTGGTCAGCCGCGATATGACGGTGATCGACCAGTCCTATCTGCAGCACGGCAACCATTACTTCAGCAATGATCGGCTGCGTTACGAGAAGACCATGCTGGATGACTGGTTCCGCTGGAATATCGCGCCGAAGGACAAGACGGTGTCCTATTGA
- a CDS encoding PepSY-associated TM helix domain-containing protein produces MSLRQSMAGLHTWGGLLPSWLLFVIFFAGSIACFDKELERWMRPALHEPAGHSLSIDQVRDTLLARAPDAHALWIRPPSEREPFYWAGYEPADESEFVRLALDPATGEPMPETVGGLFFFTLHYDLNAGMIGMYIVAIAAMFMLVALISGVIIHRRIFKDFFTLRPDANGQRAWLDAHNLFGVVGLPFHLLIAYTGLAIFVVFYMPAGIQRAYDGNAEAFFHDVMGAYEREEVKRPAPPPMSLDSLVADAHRRWGGNETGWISVHHPGDEAAVVDIRRYDRSGIVDFQWTLSYDAASGELLHEQKPYSPGYQSYAWLTNLHMAQFGGQIVRALYLLLGLMGCAMLVAGLQVWLRKREARGGHGIGLVRALNGAVLGGLPVASLGLLHGNRLLPAGLAERASAETWVFVAVWLLVAAWAVLRRNSGKVARDVLLAVAVLALGLPVLNTLVTPEGSLLTTLGRGDWSMAGIDLVLLASGVLCGFMAWRRSQPQLEKTPHVRRRLVEESA; encoded by the coding sequence ATGAGCCTGCGCCAATCCATGGCGGGACTGCACACCTGGGGCGGGCTGCTGCCGTCCTGGCTGCTGTTCGTCATCTTCTTCGCCGGCAGCATCGCCTGCTTCGACAAGGAACTGGAGCGCTGGATGCGCCCGGCGCTGCATGAGCCCGCCGGCCACAGCCTGAGCATCGACCAGGTGCGCGATACCCTGCTGGCCAGGGCGCCGGACGCCCACGCCCTCTGGATACGTCCGCCGAGCGAGCGCGAGCCCTTCTACTGGGCCGGCTACGAGCCGGCAGACGAGAGCGAGTTCGTGCGCCTGGCCCTCGACCCCGCCACCGGCGAGCCGATGCCGGAAACCGTCGGCGGGCTGTTCTTCTTCACCCTGCACTACGACCTCAACGCCGGCATGATCGGCATGTACATCGTGGCCATCGCCGCCATGTTCATGCTGGTGGCGCTGATCAGCGGCGTCATCATCCACCGCCGCATCTTCAAGGACTTCTTCACCCTGCGTCCGGACGCCAACGGCCAGCGCGCCTGGCTGGATGCGCACAACCTGTTCGGCGTGGTGGGGCTGCCGTTCCACCTGCTCATCGCCTACACCGGCCTGGCGATTTTCGTGGTGTTCTACATGCCCGCCGGCATCCAGCGCGCCTACGACGGCAACGCCGAGGCATTCTTCCACGACGTCATGGGCGCCTACGAGCGCGAAGAGGTGAAACGTCCGGCTCCGCCCCCCATGTCCCTCGACAGTCTGGTGGCCGACGCCCACCGTCGCTGGGGCGGCAACGAGACAGGCTGGATCAGCGTGCACCATCCCGGCGACGAAGCGGCCGTGGTGGACATCCGCCGCTACGACCGTTCCGGCATCGTCGACTTCCAGTGGACCCTCTCCTACGACGCCGCCAGCGGCGAACTGCTCCACGAGCAGAAGCCCTACAGCCCCGGCTACCAGAGCTACGCCTGGCTGACCAACCTGCACATGGCGCAGTTCGGTGGGCAGATCGTCCGCGCCCTGTACCTGCTGCTCGGCCTGATGGGCTGCGCCATGCTGGTGGCCGGCCTGCAGGTCTGGCTGCGCAAGCGCGAGGCGCGCGGCGGTCATGGCATCGGCCTGGTCCGCGCGTTGAATGGCGCGGTGCTCGGCGGCCTGCCGGTCGCCAGCCTCGGCCTGCTGCATGGCAACCGCCTGCTGCCGGCCGGCCTGGCCGAGCGCGCCAGCGCGGAAACCTGGGTCTTCGTCGCGGTCTGGCTGCTGGTGGCGGCCTGGGCCGTGCTGCGCCGCAACAGTGGCAAGGTGGCCCGCGACGTGCTGCTCGCCGTGGCCGTCCTGGCCCTCGGCCTGCCCGTGCTGAACACGCTGGTCACCCCCGAGGGCAGCCTGCTGACGACCCTGGGCCGTGGCGACTGGAGCATGGCCGGCATCGATCTCGTGCTGCTCGCCTCCGGGGTGCTCTGCGGCTTCATGGCCTGGCGCCGTTCGCAGCCGCAACTGGAAAAGACCCCGCACGTTCGTCGCCGCCTGGTGGAGGAGAGCGCCTGA
- a CDS encoding DMT family transporter, whose protein sequence is MTLDKSTWGAFASTSLFVLLWSSGAIFARLGLDHASPFAFLTLRFALAFAFLLLVCSWRGQGLPEPGSRLKVAGIGLLLIGGYTICYLLALDNGITPGVLAALLGVQPILTLVLLERRFALLRLLGLTVALGGLVLLVWQSIGQAQVTALGLVYGLASLCSMTLGAILQKRVQQSPLQLLPFQYGASLLACLLLVPYKPFHFEASLDFAIPLLWLALVISVLAQLLLYRLMQAGNLVNVTSLFYLVPVVTAGLDYLVLGNALAPLGLAGMGGILAGLVLVFGLGSRDG, encoded by the coding sequence ATGACGTTGGACAAATCCACCTGGGGCGCCTTCGCCTCGACTTCGCTGTTCGTGCTGCTCTGGAGCAGCGGCGCGATCTTTGCCCGGCTCGGCCTTGACCATGCCTCGCCCTTCGCCTTCCTCACCCTGCGCTTCGCCCTGGCCTTCGCGTTCCTGCTGCTGGTCTGTTCCTGGCGCGGCCAGGGCCTGCCGGAGCCTGGCAGCCGGCTGAAGGTGGCGGGCATCGGCCTGCTGCTCATCGGCGGCTACACCATCTGCTACCTGCTGGCGCTGGATAACGGCATCACCCCCGGCGTGCTCGCCGCGCTGCTCGGGGTGCAGCCGATCCTCACCCTGGTGCTGCTGGAGCGGCGCTTCGCCCTGCTGCGCCTGCTCGGCCTGACCGTCGCCCTCGGCGGCCTGGTGCTGCTGGTGTGGCAGAGCATCGGCCAGGCGCAGGTGACCGCCCTCGGGCTGGTGTACGGACTCGCGTCCCTGTGCAGCATGACCCTCGGCGCGATCCTGCAGAAGCGGGTGCAGCAATCACCCTTGCAGCTCCTGCCCTTCCAGTACGGCGCCAGCCTGCTGGCCTGTCTGTTGCTGGTGCCCTACAAGCCCTTCCACTTCGAGGCCTCGCTGGACTTCGCCATCCCCCTGCTGTGGCTGGCGCTGGTGATCTCGGTGCTGGCGCAGTTGCTGCTCTACCGGCTGATGCAGGCGGGCAACCTGGTGAACGTCACCAGCCTGTTCTACCTGGTGCCCGTGGTGACGGCGGGGCTGGACTACCTGGTCCTCGGCAACGCCCTGGCGCCGCTGGGCCTGGCGGGCATGGGCGGGATACTGGCGGGCCTGGTGCTGGTGTTCGGCCTGGGTAGCCGCGACGGCTGA
- a CDS encoding DUF3649 domain-containing protein: MSKAKTSPRWDVTARVLAAILGGYAMAYSATAFLSVYLPLVRSDRVVFASLSCFAVYTVAILYAFAARSALRAWLVLAGVTALMALAAYLPGDFGVRP, from the coding sequence GTGAGCAAAGCCAAGACTTCACCGCGCTGGGACGTGACCGCGCGGGTGTTGGCGGCGATTCTCGGCGGCTACGCGATGGCCTATTCCGCCACCGCGTTCCTGTCCGTCTATCTGCCGCTGGTGCGCAGCGACCGGGTGGTGTTCGCCAGCCTGTCCTGCTTCGCCGTCTACACCGTCGCCATTCTCTATGCCTTCGCCGCCCGTTCGGCCCTGCGCGCCTGGCTGGTGCTGGCCGGCGTGACCGCGCTGATGGCCCTCGCGGCCTACCTGCCCGGCGATTTCGGAGTACGACCATGA
- a CDS encoding DUF3509 domain-containing protein encodes MYNPFQILSDAFQAEYRVNLSLVSPDGSILLTLTNERGVVARRMISAAQRNDPVRLQRVIESIRLGIAIESGHKVGELLTSMTGGHVAPVRSGQVNAARIARI; translated from the coding sequence ATGTACAACCCCTTCCAGATTCTCAGCGACGCATTCCAGGCCGAATACCGGGTCAACCTCAGCCTGGTGAGCCCGGACGGCAGCATCCTGCTCACCCTCACCAACGAACGCGGCGTGGTGGCGCGGCGCATGATCAGCGCGGCCCAACGCAACGACCCGGTGCGCCTGCAGCGGGTGATCGAGAGCATTCGTCTGGGCATCGCCATCGAGAGTGGGCACAAGGTGGGCGAATTGCTCACCAGCATGACCGGCGGCCATGTCGCGCCGGTCCGCAGCGGACAGGTGAATGCGGCACGGATAGCGCGCATCTGA
- a CDS encoding alpha-ketoacid dehydrogenase subunit beta has product MSNLNDTTEKRALLEAVNMALHRAMQEDENVVILGEDVGVNGGVFRATLGLRERFGFKRVIDTPLAETMLGGLAVGMAAQGLKPVMEIQFLGFIYAAMEHLVSHASRIRWRTRGRLTCPMVLRSPMGAGIRAPEHHSESTEALFAHIPGLRVVMPSSPARAYGLLLAAIDDPDPVIFLEPTRLYRMNPQPIIDDGKRLPLDCCFTLREGSDITLISWGASVHETLLAAATLEERGVSAEVIDVASIKPLDLETLEASVRKTGRCVIVHEAPRSCGVGAEIAASLYERVLLDLQAPIQRVTAPDIPPPLYRLEQLYIPSPEDILAASELVLNYA; this is encoded by the coding sequence ATGAGTAATCTCAACGACACCACCGAAAAACGCGCGCTGCTGGAGGCCGTGAACATGGCCCTGCACCGCGCCATGCAGGAAGACGAGAACGTCGTGATCCTCGGCGAAGACGTGGGCGTCAACGGCGGCGTGTTCCGCGCCACCCTCGGCCTGCGCGAGCGCTTCGGCTTCAAGCGGGTGATCGACACGCCGCTGGCGGAAACCATGCTCGGCGGCCTGGCCGTGGGCATGGCCGCCCAGGGCTTGAAGCCGGTGATGGAGATCCAGTTCCTCGGCTTCATCTACGCCGCCATGGAGCACCTGGTGTCCCATGCCAGCCGCATCCGCTGGCGCACCCGTGGCCGGCTCACCTGCCCGATGGTGCTGCGCAGCCCGATGGGTGCCGGTATCCGCGCACCGGAGCACCACAGCGAGAGCACCGAGGCACTGTTCGCCCACATCCCCGGGCTACGGGTGGTGATGCCCTCCTCGCCGGCGCGGGCCTACGGGCTGCTGCTGGCGGCCATCGACGACCCGGACCCGGTGATCTTCCTCGAACCCACCCGGCTCTACCGGATGAACCCGCAACCGATCATCGACGATGGCAAGCGCCTGCCGCTGGATTGCTGCTTCACCCTGCGCGAGGGCTCGGACATCACCCTCATCAGTTGGGGCGCCAGCGTCCACGAAACCCTGCTGGCTGCGGCGACGCTGGAAGAGCGGGGCGTTTCCGCCGAGGTGATCGATGTCGCCAGCATCAAGCCGCTGGACCTCGAAACCCTGGAAGCCTCGGTGCGCAAGACCGGCCGCTGCGTGATCGTCCACGAGGCGCCGCGCAGTTGCGGGGTTGGCGCGGAGATCGCCGCCAGCCTCTACGAGCGCGTGCTGCTCGATCTGCAGGCGCCTATCCAGCGGGTCACCGCGCCGGATATCCCGCCGCCGCTGTACCGCCTGGAACAGCTCTACATTCCCAGCCCGGAAGACATTCTCGCGGCCAGCGAGCTGGTGCTGAACTACGCCTGA
- a CDS encoding DUF3325 domain-containing protein encodes MLFLSFALCYLAMTGLALAMSRQHKRVFSGAPSESRSRLLRGGAVLAMLAGLVLAILELGGEIGSVIWLCQLMLAGLLLVALLAWQSRWVLPLVAVLPVCGGLLTLV; translated from the coding sequence ATGCTGTTCCTGAGTTTCGCCCTGTGCTACCTGGCCATGACCGGACTGGCCCTGGCCATGTCGCGCCAGCACAAGCGGGTGTTCAGTGGCGCCCCGAGCGAGTCCCGCAGCCGCCTGCTGCGGGGTGGCGCGGTGCTGGCCATGTTGGCCGGGCTGGTCCTGGCCATCCTCGAACTGGGCGGCGAAATCGGCAGCGTCATCTGGCTCTGCCAACTGATGCTCGCCGGCCTGCTGCTGGTGGCCCTGCTGGCTTGGCAGAGCCGCTGGGTGTTGCCGCTGGTTGCCGTGCTGCCTGTTTGCGGCGGACTGCTGACCCTGGTCTGA
- a CDS encoding TonB-dependent receptor, protein MQYPTRLRQFARKPLVRAMQPLLLSLGLAATLPLPAMAATLEVGAESQRQSFDIPAGPLEAALNQFGREAGVLLSFSPELTAGRQTQGLRGQYGVDQGLRQLLAGSGLHAVAEDGGYSLRSSGAAIEVDRQVVVGSRAPTRISELPGTVWIIDAPQLQEQTKAGVPFKEALGQLIPGLDIGPQGRTNFGQNMRGRSALVMIDGVSLNSSRGISRQFDSIDPFNVERIEVLSGASAVYGGGATGGIINIVTKKGEAGPARFNSEVGLRSGFETSQDHDWRVAQSVSGGSEQIKGRASVAYQKNGAAYDGSGDQVMLDITQTDLQYNQSVDVMGSLDFAFANGHSLNLAAQWYDSGYDGDKGVDLGRNFAGLRGLEPFEIEGGARFDREPHTERQQFNATYHAPEVLGHDLYLQAYYRSEEMAFQPYPSIAFTGSGAINPSRSYYSASQQDTDYYGLKAVLVKEWDRFTLTYGADIERERFDADQALFDLNTAARTGGLVADEYAKVGRYPGIDTDSNSLFAQGSWKATDALTLSAGVRRQRTNNEVDDFVAAAQQIQISKGNGTSADAIPGGEKDYQVDLYNLGAVYKLNKAQQVWANYSEGFELPDPAKYYGQGTYSAAPVNGRWVLQRGVNVEDSALDGIKTKQVEFGWRHYDGSLDAQLAAFYAWSDKSITYNRTTLLVEQLDNKKRNYGLEGQANYWLTENWQVGTSALAIRSQQKIDGRWEKQDVTAASPSKLTAFVGWQDGDTSLRLQGVRTFNLSDDGNVLANGQFDGNDHTIDGYATFDLLGSQALPVGTLNFGIQNLADKDYTTVWGQRAQVFYSASVPAELFDYHGRGRTYSLSYSVEF, encoded by the coding sequence ATGCAGTACCCGACCCGCCTTCGCCAGTTCGCCCGCAAACCCTTGGTGCGCGCCATGCAGCCGCTGCTGCTCAGCCTCGGCCTGGCCGCGACCCTGCCCCTCCCGGCCATGGCCGCAACGCTGGAAGTCGGCGCCGAGAGCCAGCGCCAATCCTTCGATATACCCGCCGGACCGCTGGAAGCCGCGCTCAACCAGTTCGGTCGCGAGGCCGGCGTGCTGTTGTCGTTCAGTCCCGAACTGACCGCCGGCCGCCAGACCCAGGGCTTGCGCGGTCAGTACGGCGTCGACCAAGGTCTGCGCCAGCTGCTGGCCGGCAGCGGCCTGCATGCGGTGGCCGAGGACGGCGGCTACAGCCTGCGATCCTCCGGCGCCGCCATCGAAGTGGACCGCCAGGTGGTGGTCGGCTCCCGCGCCCCCACCCGCATCAGTGAGCTGCCGGGCACCGTGTGGATCATCGATGCGCCCCAGTTGCAGGAGCAGACCAAGGCCGGCGTGCCCTTCAAGGAGGCCCTCGGCCAACTGATCCCTGGCCTGGACATCGGTCCCCAGGGCCGTACCAACTTCGGGCAGAACATGCGCGGCCGCAGCGCCCTGGTGATGATCGACGGCGTCTCGCTGAACAGCTCGCGCGGCATCAGCCGCCAGTTCGACTCCATCGACCCGTTCAACGTCGAGCGCATCGAAGTGCTCTCCGGCGCCAGCGCGGTGTACGGCGGCGGCGCCACCGGCGGCATCATCAACATCGTCACCAAGAAAGGTGAGGCCGGCCCCGCGCGCTTCAACAGCGAAGTGGGCCTGCGCAGTGGTTTCGAAACCAGCCAGGACCACGACTGGCGCGTGGCCCAGTCGGTCAGCGGTGGCAGCGAGCAGATCAAGGGGCGAGCCTCGGTGGCCTACCAGAAGAACGGCGCCGCCTACGACGGCAGTGGCGACCAGGTGATGCTCGATATCACCCAGACCGACCTGCAGTACAACCAGTCGGTGGACGTGATGGGCAGCCTCGACTTCGCCTTCGCCAACGGCCACAGCCTGAACCTGGCCGCCCAGTGGTACGACTCCGGCTACGACGGCGACAAGGGCGTCGACCTCGGCCGCAACTTCGCCGGTCTGCGCGGCCTGGAGCCGTTCGAGATCGAAGGCGGCGCCCGCTTCGACCGCGAGCCGCACACCGAGCGCCAGCAGTTCAATGCCACCTACCACGCGCCGGAAGTGCTTGGCCACGACCTCTACCTGCAGGCGTACTACCGCAGCGAGGAAATGGCCTTCCAGCCTTACCCGAGCATCGCCTTCACGGGCAGCGGCGCGATCAACCCAAGCCGCTCCTACTACTCCGCCTCGCAACAGGACACCGACTACTACGGGCTGAAGGCGGTGCTGGTGAAAGAGTGGGACCGCTTCACCCTGACCTACGGCGCCGATATCGAGCGGGAGCGCTTCGACGCCGACCAGGCGCTGTTCGACCTGAATACCGCTGCGCGGACCGGCGGCCTGGTGGCCGACGAATACGCCAAGGTGGGCCGCTACCCGGGCATCGACACCGACAGCAACTCGCTGTTCGCCCAAGGCAGTTGGAAGGCTACCGACGCCCTCACCCTGTCGGCGGGCGTGCGTCGCCAGCGCACCAATAACGAGGTGGACGACTTCGTTGCGGCAGCCCAGCAGATCCAGATCAGTAAGGGCAACGGCACCAGCGCGGACGCCATTCCCGGCGGCGAGAAGGACTACCAGGTCGACCTCTACAACCTCGGCGCCGTCTACAAGCTGAACAAGGCCCAACAGGTCTGGGCCAACTACTCCGAAGGCTTCGAGCTGCCCGACCCGGCCAAGTACTACGGCCAAGGCACCTATTCCGCCGCGCCGGTGAACGGCCGCTGGGTGCTGCAGCGGGGCGTGAACGTCGAGGACTCGGCCCTGGACGGCATCAAGACCAAACAGGTGGAATTCGGCTGGCGCCACTACGACGGCAGCCTCGACGCCCAACTGGCGGCCTTCTACGCCTGGTCCGACAAGAGCATCACCTACAACCGCACCACCCTGCTGGTGGAACAACTGGACAACAAGAAGCGCAACTACGGCCTGGAAGGCCAGGCCAACTACTGGCTGACCGAGAACTGGCAGGTCGGCACCAGCGCCCTGGCTATCCGCTCCCAGCAGAAGATCGACGGCCGCTGGGAGAAGCAGGACGTAACCGCCGCCAGCCCCTCCAAGCTGACCGCCTTCGTCGGCTGGCAGGACGGTGACACCAGCCTGCGCCTGCAAGGCGTGCGCACCTTCAACCTCTCCGACGACGGCAACGTGCTTGCCAATGGCCAGTTCGACGGCAACGACCACACGATCGACGGCTACGCCACCTTCGACCTGCTGGGCAGCCAGGCGCTGCCGGTGGGCACCCTGAACTTCGGCATCCAGAACCTGGCGGACAAGGACTACACCACCGTCTGGGGCCAGCGCGCGCAGGTGTTCTACAGCGCCAGCGTCCCCGCCGAACTGTTCGACTACCACGGTCGTGGCCGTACCTACAGCCTGAGCTACAGCGTGGAGTTCTGA